The nucleotide window TAAATTCGCACGACCTGCAAATCGACGCCAGGCCAAGTGACGCGATAGCCCTTGCCGTAAGGTTCAACGTGCCGATCTATGCCGACGAGGCTGTTCTGGAACAGGCTGCTGTAACTAACGATGTCGGTGAGGAAGAAGAGGTTGAGCGGTTCCGGGAATTTCTTGAAAACGTCAAGCCAGAAGATTTTAAGGACTAGGCTCTGCCTTAAGTTTTAAAAAGACTTATCTTAAAATCTGACCTCGCCCAATTTTTCCATTTTCTTAATGGTTCCTCTAGGGATGATATGAAAATCGTTATGTCGATAGCCACGACCCCTGTTGGTTAAATCATAGTCTTGCACGAGCACAACATAGTCCGGGGTCTCTTTCCAAACTAAACCAACAGTAATTTTTGATAGTCTAAAGATTTCAAAGTCATCCGGTATTTCAACCCGAGAATATGCGGTGATATCCTCCCACCATACGCACGCAACGCTTTTGACTTGTGTCTCAAAACTATTATCATCTAAAAAATCAGCGTCAGACGAACGAATCGCCTCAGAGACTGCTTTTCCACTAAATTCTGAAGGTAGATCTTTCAACGGCTACTCTCCTTCTAGTGTTGCTAGTGTTACGACTTACAAGATTTAACCCGATCAACTAAAGTTCTATGCCAAGATTCTAAACTGTGGTCACGTGGCTGTCAAACAATTTATAATATATAACAGCAGGTCAGGGGAATAGTTATGTCTTGAGGGCCTTGTTGTCTAACAACTGTTAACTATACATACAATAGCCAGTTTACTAAATAATTTAGCGTATAGGTTTTACAAATATAAGCGGCGGGAATAAAATAAGTGCAGCTCCGTAGCTACACTGCTACGGTACCAGCTGGGGAGGCGGTCGTAAAGGTATGGAAATTATGCGCAAATCTACAGATGATACGCCGATTATCGAGGTAAAAGGTCAAATCGACTTGAGCAACTGCTACCGATTACATGATGCGATCAGTGATGAGATTGAAGATGGCAACTACTACTTGGTGGTCAACCTCAACCAGATAAGCTATATCGATAGCTCATGCCTCGGCGTACTGCTTGGTGGGTTGGAGAAAATCAAGAAAAGAAAGGGGGCTCTAGCTATTGTAGGCAACCCCCTTGTGGATCGAGTTTTAACATTGACTGGTCTGACACGAATTTTTCCTTTTCACTCCACAGTAAATGATGCCCTGGAGGACATAAAGAAGGCGAAGGCCAAATCTTAGATATGAAGGTATTAAAGCCGCATCCATGGCAAGTTTCAATCCACGAGGCCGCGGAGATTCAAAATCGGCTAAGACAGGAGATAGTTATATCACCAATTAATTTTGAAAGCATTAATTATGTTGCAGGTGCTGATGTTTCGTTCTCAAAATACTCCGACGATGTTTTTGCGGCCGTTGTCATCTTAAGCTATCCAGAATTAAGCGTAATAGAGGAAGCAACTGCATCCATAAAGACCTCTTTTCCGTATGTGCCGGGTTATTTAACCTTCAGGGAGGGACCAGCCCTTGTTGTGGCATTTGAAAAAATAAGGGTTGAGCCAGATGTAATCATCTTTGATGGACAAGGGATGGCACACCCCCGCGGCTTCGGTATCGCCTCACATATGGGTGTGCTCCTTGATAGGCCATCAGTTGGCTGCGCTAAATCGGTCCTTATTGGTAAGTATAAGGAGCCAGCCATAACCCGTGGGTCAACAAGCCCTCTGCTTGATAAAAACGGAAGGCAAATTGGCGTAGCGCTTCGAACCAGAGATAATGTATCGCCGGTATTTGTTTCTATCGGCAACCGGATTTCCCTTGAGGATTCTGTAAAGGTCGTGCTATCCTGCGCTCCGCGCTACCGCCTTCCAGAGCCAATAAGGAGGGCCCACAGCCTCTCAAATAAAATTAGGAAGGAACTTCTTCATTAAATATCTCAGGTGCTATTGCATCAGCTGGCAGGTCTCTTGTATGGATTTCCCTAATGCTATACAGGGGGATAATAAATTCTCCCTCGTGCGCCAGGTTAATGCGCACAAGATTTTCAGAAGGTGCGCCAAGGGTTACAGCTTCAGCAGGAAACTGCCTCTCTTCGCCATCAAAGAAAATTATTGTCGTGATAAGCAAGCGATCCTTCCTCCAATCGTAGAGGTTCACAATGCCTTATAAGCAATTATTCCCGATAAGTTTGAAGTTAAATCATGTGGGCAGGAAAGGTGGATTGTAAACCAATATAATAATAGAGTTGACAATCGATTTGCCAGGCACTAGACTTTAGGTTTCCTGGCCTTCAGATTTTACCTTTAGCCCTTTAATACACCAAGAGGGCGCGTCTTTGCGACTTTAGTTGATATTCCAGTCCGGTGGCAGACTTCTACTACCTGGCTTACATCTTTGTAAGCTGCAGGAGCCTCTTCGGCAAGAAGTCCCATGTTTCCAGCAACCACTTTAATACCTCGCGCCTCAAGTTCGCCTCGTAGTTCATGGCCGCGGATTTTCTTTTTTGCCTGGCTTCGGCTCATAACGCGGCCTGCCCCGTGGCACGTTGAGCCAAAGGTCTTCTGCATTGCACGTTCGGTGCCAACTAAGATATAAGATGCGCTTCCCATGTCGCCAGGCACTAAAACTGGCTGCCCCACAGGACGATATTTTACAGGAACAAGTGGGTGGCCAGGGCCAAACGCGCGGGTTGCTCCTTTACGGTGGACACAGACATTTTTGGTTTCACCGCCAACATTGTGTTCTTCGATTTTTGCGATGTTGTGGCAGACATCGTAGACGAGGTTCATCCCTAATGATTCTGCACTTTTGTTTAAAACCCTCTCAAATGATTCCCTAACCCAATGTGCAAGAACATGGCGGTTTACAAAAGCGTAATTTACAGCGCACGCCATGGCAGCGTAGTAATCCCTGCCTTCTTTTGATTTTATCGGCGCACAACCGAGTTGCCGGTCTGGTAATTCTATCCCAAGCCTGCTTACCGCCTTATCCATCACCTTAATATAATCAGTGCATATCTGGTGACCAACGCCCCGGGATCCGGAGTGTATCATTATTACGAGCTGACCTTCGAAAAGGCCAAATATACCGGCCGCTTTTCTGTCGAATATTTCGACGACTTCCTGTATCTCAAGAAAATGATTTCCGGCTCCAAGTGTTCCCACCTGGTCAAGGCCCCTTTCATAAGCGCGAGCGCTCACCTTATCGGGATCGGCACCACTAAGGCGGCCGTCTTCTTCCATATATACAAGGTCTTCTTCCCAACCAAGACCGCGGCCTACCGCCCATCTTACCCCCTCAGTCATAAGATGCGCCATTTCTTTTCGCGAAAGCCTTATTTTTCCGCGGCTTCCCACACCTTTTGGTACATTCTTTGCGATCTCGAGCATCAGTTTTTCTATCATTCTATTTGCTTCTTTTGCGGTTAGCTCGGTTTTCAGCAGCCGCACGCCGCAGTTTATATCAAATCCAACTCCACCGGGGGATATAACACCCGTTTCATAATCTGTTGCTGCTATACCACCGATTGGAAAGCCATACCCCCAGTGTATGTCGGGTGCGGCATAAGAAGCGGATACTATGCCAGGCAAAAAAGAAACGTTGGCCACCTGCTCGATGGCTTTATCCTCTTTTGCCTTTAATAGAAGTTCTTTGCTTGCATAAACAATCCCAGGTACCCGCATTCCAGGTTTGTAATCAACTGGAATTTTCCACACAAAATCAGATATTTGCTCTAGAGCATCTATCATGGCTTCCCCCACCTAAAATAAAAAGCCATCTGCTTATTTTTAAAGCCGATGGCTATAAGTTTATATTAAACAGCCTATACATCAAATATAACCTGAGCCGACCAAATATCATTGTGTTCAATTTTCAGCATGTGGTAGCTGCAGGCCTTTATCTGGGTTAATATTTGATGGCGCCCTAAATCAAGCGGCTCGCCGTATGCTACGGCGTGCAGATGGTATTCCCCGTCCCACTCAAGTATCTCGAAACGTTTGAAGACACGGTATCTTACCTCAAACCTATATAAAAGCTCGTTTAACCACTCAACAAGCAGACTTTCCCTATCCTCGGCCTCTACATAGACTTCCTCAGATAGAACCGATTTCACATTCTCAAGATCGGTTATTAGACTGAACATACCGATCGCAGCGTTTTCAAAAACTTCTTTCAAGGTATTACCGTAGGATCGTAAACCCACGTCGGCGGTATGTTCTAAAACCTCGAATGCCTGCATTTAACTCCTCTAAAAGCATTCTTTAGTTGCCATTGCCGCGGTTATTCTTGCTGCCGTTTTCCTCAATTTTTACCCGTCCCTTATTTTGTTCGGCGACTAGAGCTATCGTGCTTACCTTGTCGTTGTCGTTAAGATTCATTATCTTAACGCCCTGAGTGTTTCTACCCATTTGAGATATTTGTTTAACTGGCGTTCTTATTACGATGCCTTCGGTTGAAACAACCATGATCTCATGGTTCTCCTGCACCATCTTTGCCGCTGCGATATATCCGCGACGGCTGGATACCTCTTTCAGAGTTTTAACACCTTTTCCGCCGCGACCCTGGAGCGGGTAGTTGCTCATCGGCGTCCTCTTACCAAAGCCGTTCTCGGTCACGATTAAAAGGTCGGATTCGTCCCGCGCTATTTCTATTGCAAGAACCTCGTCATCCTTTGCCAGCTCCATTCCTTTGACACCAGTTGCCGTCCTTCCCATCGGCCGAACATCGGTCTCACGAAAACGAATCGACATTCCGTTCTTTGATATAAGAATTATGTCATCCAAGCCTCTGGTAATTTTTACGCCTATTAACTCATCACCCTCGCGCATGGTTATAGCTAGGATACCATCTCTTCTTGACGTATCGTATTCTATAAACGGTGTCTTTTTGATCATGCCGTCTTTTGTCGCCATTACCAGGTACTGGTCTTCCTCAAAACTACGAGTTGAGATGACTGCGGCTATTTTTTCATCTGATGCAAAGGGCAGGATATTTACTATCGCCTGTCCTCGAGCGGTACGTCCGGCCATAGGAAGTTCATGGGCCTTAAGTTTATATACCTTACCCTTATTAGAGAAGAACAAGATATAGTTATGAGTTGACGCTATAAATACGTGCTCAACAAAATCGCCCTCTTTCAGGTTCATGCCCGATACGCCCTTACCACCGCGGCCTTGCTGCTTATAAGTGTTTATAGGAAGACGCTTTACATAGCCGGAGTGGGTAATGGTGATTACCATATCCTCCTCGGCAATCAAGTCCTCGATCTCTATCTCTGCAGCCGCACTCATGATTTGGGTGCGCCTCTTATCCGTATATTTATTTTTTATCTCTGCAAGTTCATCCTTAATAATGCCAAGAAGCACCTTCTCGCTCGCCAAAATACTTTTTAGATATTTAATTTTTTTCAAAAGCTCTTTGTGCTCATCTTCAAGTTTTTGCCTCTCAAGGGCAGTTAATCTCTGCAGGCGCATGTCAAGAATTGCCTGCGCCTGTATCTCTGTTAAGGCAAATCTTTTAACCAGTTTATCGCGTGCCTCATCTACCGTCTTTGATTGGCGAATAGTCTTTATTACTTCATCAAGGTTTTTTATAGCGATGAGTAATCCCTCGAGAATATGCAGCCTATCCTCTGCTTTTTTGAGCTCGTATTTTGTGCGCCTTGTTACAACATCCCTCTGATGGTCTATGTAATGTTTAATAACCTGAGGGAGAGTGAGAATTTGCGGCACACCATCAACGAGTGCAAGCATAATAACGCCAAAACTGACTTCAAGCTGCGTGTGCTTATATAGCTTATTTAAAACAACTTGGGCTATCGCGTCTCTCTTTAATTCAATAACAAGGCGCATACCAGACCTGTCCGACTCGTCCCTGAGGTCTGTGATCTCAGTGAGCTTTTTCTCTCGCACAAGCTCGGCGATTTTTTCGGCCAGTTTTGCCTTGTTGACCTGGAAAGGTATTTCCGAGATAATGATGCGCTGTTTGCCCTGCTTTGTCTGTTCAACATGCGCTTTGCCTCGGATTTTAATGCTGCCTCTCCCTGTCTTGTAAGCCTCCTTGATCCCATTCCTTCCCATAATAATGCCGCCGGTCGGAAAATCGGGGCCTTTTATATGCTTCATCAAGTCCTTTACGGTAATCTCAGGATCATCAATCATAGCGATCACCGCATCAATTACCTCTCCCAGGTTGTGCGGCGGTATTTTGGTTGCCATACCAACTGCGATACCGTCGGAGCCGTTCACTAATAGGTTTGGAAACCTTGCCGGAAGCACCATTGGCTCTTCGAGCGTTTCGTCGAAGTTTAAAACGAAGTCAACCGTATCTTTTTCGATGTCTCGAAGCATCTCTGCGGCAAGCTTAGATAATCTTGCTTCGGTATAACGCATGGCCGCCGGTGAGTCGCCGTCCACCGAACCAAAGTTACCGTGCCCATCTACAAGCTCGTTGCGCATCGAAAAATCCTGCGCCATTCTAA belongs to Bacillota bacterium and includes:
- a CDS encoding archease, with amino-acid sequence MQAFEVLEHTADVGLRSYGNTLKEVFENAAIGMFSLITDLENVKSVLSEEVYVEAEDRESLLVEWLNELLYRFEVRYRVFKRFEILEWDGEYHLHAVAYGEPLDLGRHQILTQIKACSYHMLKIEHNDIWSAQVIFDV
- the gyrA gene encoding DNA gyrase subunit A translates to MRSSYIDYAMSVIYGRALPDVRDGLKPVHRRILYAMHDMGIRPGTQYKKCARIVGEVLGKYHPHGDTAVYDSLVRMAQDFSMRNELVDGHGNFGSVDGDSPAAMRYTEARLSKLAAEMLRDIEKDTVDFVLNFDETLEEPMVLPARFPNLLVNGSDGIAVGMATKIPPHNLGEVIDAVIAMIDDPEITVKDLMKHIKGPDFPTGGIIMGRNGIKEAYKTGRGSIKIRGKAHVEQTKQGKQRIIISEIPFQVNKAKLAEKIAELVREKKLTEITDLRDESDRSGMRLVIELKRDAIAQVVLNKLYKHTQLEVSFGVIMLALVDGVPQILTLPQVIKHYIDHQRDVVTRRTKYELKKAEDRLHILEGLLIAIKNLDEVIKTIRQSKTVDEARDKLVKRFALTEIQAQAILDMRLQRLTALERQKLEDEHKELLKKIKYLKSILASEKVLLGIIKDELAEIKNKYTDKRRTQIMSAAAEIEIEDLIAEEDMVITITHSGYVKRLPINTYKQQGRGGKGVSGMNLKEGDFVEHVFIASTHNYILFFSNKGKVYKLKAHELPMAGRTARGQAIVNILPFASDEKIAAVISTRSFEEDQYLVMATKDGMIKKTPFIEYDTSRRDGILAITMREGDELIGVKITRGLDDIILISKNGMSIRFRETDVRPMGRTATGVKGMELAKDDEVLAIEIARDESDLLIVTENGFGKRTPMSNYPLQGRGGKGVKTLKEVSSRRGYIAAAKMVQENHEIMVVSTEGIVIRTPVKQISQMGRNTQGVKIMNLNDNDKVSTIALVAEQNKGRVKIEENGSKNNRGNGN
- the nfi gene encoding deoxyribonuclease V (cleaves DNA at apurinic or apyrimidinic sites); its protein translation is MKVLKPHPWQVSIHEAAEIQNRLRQEIVISPINFESINYVAGADVSFSKYSDDVFAAVVILSYPELSVIEEATASIKTSFPYVPGYLTFREGPALVVAFEKIRVEPDVIIFDGQGMAHPRGFGIASHMGVLLDRPSVGCAKSVLIGKYKEPAITRGSTSPLLDKNGRQIGVALRTRDNVSPVFVSIGNRISLEDSVKVVLSCAPRYRLPEPIRRAHSLSNKIRKELLH
- a CDS encoding STAS domain-containing protein, producing MEIMRKSTDDTPIIEVKGQIDLSNCYRLHDAISDEIEDGNYYLVVNLNQISYIDSSCLGVLLGGLEKIKKRKGALAIVGNPLVDRVLTLTGLTRIFPFHSTVNDALEDIKKAKAKS
- a CDS encoding RtcB family protein, which encodes MIDALEQISDFVWKIPVDYKPGMRVPGIVYASKELLLKAKEDKAIEQVANVSFLPGIVSASYAAPDIHWGYGFPIGGIAATDYETGVISPGGVGFDINCGVRLLKTELTAKEANRMIEKLMLEIAKNVPKGVGSRGKIRLSRKEMAHLMTEGVRWAVGRGLGWEEDLVYMEEDGRLSGADPDKVSARAYERGLDQVGTLGAGNHFLEIQEVVEIFDRKAAGIFGLFEGQLVIMIHSGSRGVGHQICTDYIKVMDKAVSRLGIELPDRQLGCAPIKSKEGRDYYAAMACAVNYAFVNRHVLAHWVRESFERVLNKSAESLGMNLVYDVCHNIAKIEEHNVGGETKNVCVHRKGATRAFGPGHPLVPVKYRPVGQPVLVPGDMGSASYILVGTERAMQKTFGSTCHGAGRVMSRSQAKKKIRGHELRGELEARGIKVVAGNMGLLAEEAPAAYKDVSQVVEVCHRTGISTKVAKTRPLGVLKG